The DNA region GCGTTCGCGTGGATCACGGCCGGCATCCGCCGCGTGCTCGGCCCGGCACCGGCCCCGCTCAGGACGGCTCGGTCCGGCTCACCCGACTGAGTTCCTCCGCGATCGCCGCGTCCAGCTGCGGCCGGGCCACGGCGTAGGGGGCGCTTACGGTCGCTCCGGCGGCCGGGACGTGCCCGCCCCCGCCGAGCTGCACGGCCACGTTCTGCGCACTCACGCCGCCGCGGGAGCGCAGAGACACCTTCACGCGGTCGCCGTAGTCCTTGACCATCACGGCCAGCACGCTGCCCTCGGCGTTGCGCAGCAGGCTCACGTAGCTCTCCACTTCCTCCCAGGTCGCCCCGGCGCGCTCCAGCATCTCGGCGTCCACGCGGGCGAGCACCACCTGTCCGCCGTGCAGGAATTCCAGGCTGCCCAGCATCTCCCGCATCAGCAGGTAGTACGAGTGCGGGTTCTGCGCGAGGTTGTCGTTCAGCCAGCCCAGCCGCGCCCCGGCGGCCCGCAGCTGCGACGCGCAGTCGAAGGCGTCGGGCGTGACGCTCTCGAAGCGGAAACTGCCGGTGTCGGTGATCAGGCCCAGCATCAGCGGCGTGGCGATCTCCTCGGTGAGCGTGACGCCCATCGCCAGGATCACGTCCGTGACCATCATGGCCGCGGCCGGTTTGCTGGGGTCCACCACGCCGGCGGTCGCGCGCCGGGCGTTCGTGCCGTGGTGGTCCACGTTCACGACGTCCCCATGGAAGGCCGCGAGGTCCGCGCCCGCCACCCGCACCGGATCGTTGTTGTCCACGTCCAGCACGGCCAGCAGTGCCCCCTCCGGCCACGCGTCCAGGCTGGGCAGCAGCTCGCCTTCCTGCGCGAGGAAGCGCAGGTAGCGGGGCGGCGCGGTGACCGGCAGGGTGGTCTTCCCGAGGCTGCGCAGGGCGCGGCTCAGGCCGAGGACGCTGCCCACGGCGTCCCCGTCGGGGTTCTCGTGGGTGAGAATCACGATGGGGCCCGGGTGGGCGAGGAGGTGCCGGGCGACGTGGCGCACGTCCCGGGAGTAAGTGGGGCTGTCGTCGTTCACGGCCGTCATGTGCCCCGAGTATAGGAGCCCGCGTGGGACGTGCCGCGCGGGCGGCGGGCCGCTATCCTGCTGGGCGTGCCTGTCCGACTGAACCTTGCCGCCCTGAGTGACGCGGAACTCGCCGCACTCCTGGGCGACGAGGCCCTGCAGGCCCGCTACCCGGAGGTCAGCCGCGCCCGCCTGGAAGCCCGCCCGCTGCCCGGCCCGGTGTGGCCGCTGGACCCCTGGGTGGCGCCCGGGTCCGGCCAGCCGGGGCAGGGGTGGGGGGCCACGCCGGGCCAGACCCGCGCCCTGAACGACCTGCATGCCGCGCTGGGGGCGCTGGGCGCCGCCGCGCAGGGCCCCTGCCAGCTGTCCCTGGAGCGCCGGTTCTCTCACGCCTGCGGGTACCTGCTCGGCCCGGACACGGCCGTGACGGTGCGCTGGGACGAATCGCCCGACGGGCGTGACGCGCCCCCCTTCGTGGAGGTGCTGAGCTGGCTGCGGGACGACGCGAGCGGGGTGGAAGGCGTCCTGACCACCAACCGGCCGGCGCTGCCCTCGCCGGTGCCCACCGAACTGGTGGCGGTGCGGCACCTGCCCGGCGCGGCCCTGCCGGAGCTGCTGGAGGCCCACCGCCTGCACCTGGCGCGCCACGGCCGCGGCCTGAAACTGCCGGCGGAGGGCGGCTGGGCGGCCGCCTGGGAGCGGCTGCACCGCCGGAACGTGGACGCCTGGGACCGGCGCGGTCTGCTGCTGCGCGAGGACTGAACGTCGTCCCGGGCCGGTTGGTCTGCACAGCTGTCCTGCGCGCCGGGTGGCCCGGCGGAACAATGGGGGCATGACAGCAGCAGGGCAGGAGCGGCACGTCGCCTTCGACTGGGGCGGCGTGTTCACGGTGGGCACCTTCGATGGGCGCAGCACGCAGAACCTCGCGGAGCGGGCGGGCGTGCCGGTGGACCGGGTGCGCGAGAGTTACTTCCGGCACGTGCGGCAGCTGGAGGTGGGCGCCTGGAGCCTGCCGCAGTTCTATGACGTGCTGGCGCAGGAGACGGGCGTGACGCTGCCGTACGAGGCGTTCGAGCCCCTGTACCTGGGCAGCATTCACGACAACGGGGCCATGTACGCCACGCTGGAAGGCCTGCCGCGGGCGGTGCGGGTGGGGCTGCTGAGCAACAACTACCCGGTCGTGAGTGATCACCTGCGGCGGGACGCCCGGTTCGCGCGGTTCGACGCGCTGGTGTTCAGCAACGAACTGGGGCACAAGAAGCCGGCCCCAGAGGCGTTCGCGGCGCTGGAGGTGGCGATGGGCGTGCCGGCCGGGCAGGTGGCGTTCGTGGACGACGTGCAGGAGAACATCGACGCGGCGCGAGAGTCCGGTTTTCACGGCCTGCTGTACTCGCACGAGCAGCATGACCGCTTCCGGGGGGAGCTGGCCGGGTGGCTGGGGGTGCCCGTCCCCTGAAGTGGTGTACCTGTGAAAGTGGTGTACTTCCCGGCCGCGGAGGTACACCACTTCTTTTGAACGGTGCCGGTCCGCACAATGCCCCCATCAGCCCGCACGGCACAGGAGGCACCGCATGACCCAGACCACCCGCACCCGCATCACGCACCAGCCGCACCCCCAGGCGGACCGGGTGCTGACCGCCGGCGCACTCGCCTTCCTCGAGGAACTCCACGACCGCTTTGATGACCGCCGCCTGGAACTGCTCGCCGCCCGCCAGGACCGCCAGCGCCGCCTGGACGCCGGGGAACTCCCGGACTTCCTGACGGAAACGTCCGACATCCGCGCCGGGGACTGGAAGATCGCCCCGCTGCCCGATGACCTCCTGGACCGCCGGGTGGAGATCACCGGCCCGGTGGACCGCAAGATGGTCATCAACGCCCTGAACAGCGGCGCCCGCATGTTCATGGCCGACTTCGAGGACGCCAACAGCCCCACCTGGACCAACTGCCTGGACGGGCAGGTGAACCTGATGGACGCCGTGCGCCGCACCATCCGCCTGGACACGGGAGGCAAGGCGTACCGCCTGAACCCCACGACCGCCACCCTGCTGGTCCGCCCGCGCGGCCTGCACCTGGACGAGAAGCACGCTGCCCTCGGGGACCGCGCGCTGTCCGGGAGCCTCTTCGACTTCGGGCTGTACGCCTTTCACAACGCCCACGAGCGCCGCAGCCAGGGCACCGGGCTGTACTACTACCTCCCCAAACTGG from Deinococcus ficus includes:
- a CDS encoding HAD family hydrolase, whose protein sequence is MTAAGQERHVAFDWGGVFTVGTFDGRSTQNLAERAGVPVDRVRESYFRHVRQLEVGAWSLPQFYDVLAQETGVTLPYEAFEPLYLGSIHDNGAMYATLEGLPRAVRVGLLSNNYPVVSDHLRRDARFARFDALVFSNELGHKKPAPEAFAALEVAMGVPAGQVAFVDDVQENIDAARESGFHGLLYSHEQHDRFRGELAGWLGVPVP
- a CDS encoding DHH family phosphoesterase; the encoded protein is MTAVNDDSPTYSRDVRHVARHLLAHPGPIVILTHENPDGDAVGSVLGLSRALRSLGKTTLPVTAPPRYLRFLAQEGELLPSLDAWPEGALLAVLDVDNNDPVRVAGADLAAFHGDVVNVDHHGTNARRATAGVVDPSKPAAAMMVTDVILAMGVTLTEEIATPLMLGLITDTGSFRFESVTPDAFDCASQLRAAGARLGWLNDNLAQNPHSYYLLMREMLGSLEFLHGGQVVLARVDAEMLERAGATWEEVESYVSLLRNAEGSVLAVMVKDYGDRVKVSLRSRGGVSAQNVAVQLGGGGHVPAAGATVSAPYAVARPQLDAAIAEELSRVSRTEPS